The stretch of DNA ATCTCTTTAGCTTCTGTCAATTGCTTTGGAGTGGTACTTGCAGGAGATGGATTTAATGCAGGTGAAAATCCGATTCCTTCACAAGAATCAACTACAGAAAAATTGATATTTGACCCATCTCTAAAACTAGCTTCACCATAAGCAGTTGTACCTGTTACAAGTGGGAAAGCGTTTGCAAAGCTCGAAGAAATACTCATAAGAGCAGTTGATACAGGGTATGCTTGCTCTGGTAGGATTGAATTCGATGTAAAGGAGCTGGTAGAGCCTTCATCTTCTACACGATTAGTATAGATCCCGCCTGTAATAGCGCCTGTTCTAACTTGAGTTTCTTTTGGCATTCCCAAAAATAAAGCTCGAGCCATCTTCACATCAAAATTTGCTTCAGGTTTTCTGCAATCTGAGTTTCCCATAATTGCTTCAAACGTTGCAGTTTGGTTTGCAATCGCAGCAGTACGAGTAGCTGTAGTTATACCAGCTAAAGAACAACTTGCTCTTGGGATTCTGGAGCACGCTAATAGTGCACCACCTTTAGTGTATGCCAATCTGGTCATATAAGCACTAGCAGCATTAGATGTTCCAACTGCACCATAAAATGCAGCAAATGCACCTGCTATCGCGCCACAGTTTCCAAATCCACCCTCAACTGTTGTAGTTCCACCGGCGATACCGTTAGCGATTAACGCAGCATTCACAGCAGTAGCCTCAGCAGTGGACAAATTCCCTGTTCTAAACGCCGCCAAGGAAGTTGCAAGTATTGTAGTAGCAGTAGGGTTTTTTGCACAAATTGCTACCGGTACACCCATATAAGCAAGCATATTTACAGTTGTTTTTGCACTGGTTAAAGCAGTGTTTCTGTTGTCAGTTGTAAATGCAGAGCCATCTACTGGTCTTACAAATGCGTCATACTTTCTGTTAAATGGAACAGTAGCATAAGAGCTAAAACCTTGAGCAGTTACAGTACTACCGGACGCAGCCTCATAATTCGCCTGTGTAAAAATTGTTGAGTTACCTGCAGCAACCGAGTATAGAGAGCCTGCATACAAAGAAGCAAGGTTCAAGCTGATTGCACAGTTACCCTTTCCAAGTCCACCGATTAGCTGTCCTAGGATTAGCCCGTTTACTTGATTTCCTCCGATTTCACGCTTGTGGCAATTTGCAAAAATACCAAAAGCAAGGAGGGATGTTAAAGTTATTAATTTAAGATTTTTCATATTCGTCTATTCCTCCTATTATAGTTCGTGCTTGTAGCCGATTCTGTAAATCTGTCCACCGAGTACCACAGGGTAAGCTGGAAGTGGAGACATACCTGTCATACCGCCATAAGACTTGGTTCCTGCAGTTCCCATTTTCGCGCTTAGGATTGTTTCCAATTCGAGGAAAAGTGAGCCTTTGTCGGAAATCTTGGTTTGAGCACCGAGTAACCAGTTAAAACCAAATCCTGTAACATGGAATTGAGCGTCTTCATTGATAACCGCAGGGTCAGCAGCAGAAGATACTAAAGATTTTCCGAGTCCACCTGATGCAGCGTTTAAGCCGGCACCGTCGTTTCTGCCTTTTACTCCCCAACCACCATTGTAGTAGTGGATACCTGCACCCATATAGAACGCAGAAGACTCAGCTACAGCAATTTTAATACCAAAATAAGCAGGAACTATAATAGAACGGTAATTCCAAGTAATGTCATACCAGTTGTATCCCATGAAATTAGAAGTGGTGCGACCACCCATAATTTTTTGGGTATAGTTTACGCCTACTCTGAAAAAGAACGCCTTTCCTATATCCTGCTCGTATCCAAAGTTTAAAACTCCACCGGTCATAGAACCATCACCTTTTACGTTGAGTGCACCACCAGATACGTTTTCCGCAGCCTGTAGTTTGTTTTCAGCGATAATCAGCTTTTGCTGTCCGTTGTAGTTACCGTAACTGTCTCTTGTCACTTGAGTAGAATCAAGACCATCTTTCATGATGGTTCCACCCAACTGACCTAGATCAAATTGAAGACCGCCCCCCACTATGATACTGGATTTAGCACTTAGTGCAGACCCTGTACAAGCTACGAGACCGATCGCTAAAAAGATTCTAATAATCTTTTTGATCATACATTACCTCTTCTTAATTTTTTTCGTTTTTTTATAGCCTAACTAATTATAAAGATTTAGTGAATATTTATAATTAGTTAGACACAATTGGCAATTCTCTTAGCTTATGTAGTCTCTTGTCAACCTATATACTAAGTTTT from Leptospiraceae bacterium encodes:
- a CDS encoding porin OmpL1, coding for MIKKIIRIFLAIGLVACTGSALSAKSSIIVGGGLQFDLGQLGGTIMKDGLDSTQVTRDSYGNYNGQQKLIIAENKLQAAENVSGGALNVKGDGSMTGGVLNFGYEQDIGKAFFFRVGVNYTQKIMGGRTTSNFMGYNWYDITWNYRSIIVPAYFGIKIAVAESSAFYMGAGIHYYNGGWGVKGRNDGAGLNAASGGLGKSLVSSAADPAVINEDAQFHVTGFGFNWLLGAQTKISDKGSLFLELETILSAKMGTAGTKSYGGMTGMSPLPAYPVVLGGQIYRIGYKHEL